From Brassica oleracea var. oleracea cultivar TO1000 chromosome C3, BOL, whole genome shotgun sequence, a single genomic window includes:
- the LOC106334175 gene encoding auxin-induced protein 15A, protein MPNKVTDMHFHREEEEDAGAIRRSSSRTPRGHFVVYVGTKLERFVVPTRFLKSPSFQNLLEKAAEEFGYAEAHPNKIVLPCDVSTFRSLVMFLTSHDK, encoded by the coding sequence ATGCCTAACAAGGTCACTGACATGCATTTCCACCGAGAAGAAGAAGAAGATGCTGGAGCGATCAGAAGATCATCCTCAAGAACACCGAGAGGGCATTTCGTGGTTTACGTTGGTACGAAGTTGGAAAGATTTGTGGTCCCCACAAGGTTTCTGAAGAGCCCTTCGTTTCAGAATCTTCTAGAAAAGGCTGCCGAGGAGTTCGGTTACGCGGAGGCTCACCCTAATAAGATTGTCTTGCCCTGTGATGTCTCTACTTTCCGAAGTCTCGTCATGTTCCTGACTTCTCATGACAAGTAA